In one Bacillus thuringiensis genomic region, the following are encoded:
- a CDS encoding peptide ABC transporter substrate-binding protein, translating into MKKVVRYSLVSTLLVSSFLVGCAKEKTATKPKDKKKVLQLLETGEIPSLNSVKVTDAISFNVLNNVMEGLFRLSKNDEVIEAGAQKYEVSKDGKTYTFQLRDAKWSNGDPVTAHDYVYAWKQLINPDTASQYAYIAYDVKNAEKINKKQLGLDELGVKAKDDKTFVVELEHPVPYFTKLLILPSFYPINEKYAKEQGDKYGLEANKAVYNGPFTLSEWKHEASFTMKKNDKYWDKKEVKLDEVNYQIVKEISTAVNLYETDKVDRAVISTEFVDKYKNNKELKQYTDPVMYFFRFNENVPILKNKNARLALSTVFDKKGLADSFLNDGSVAANYYVPKGFLKGPDKKDFRSTAGEFNKTDVKKAKEYWEKAKQETGTNEVTLELLNYDLENFKKVGEYIKEQLEKNLPGLKVNVKLQPHTQKLALEKKKEYEMSLSRWLPDYPDPMTYLEVFLSGSSVNNTEYANPEYDALIKKIKTELGNDEKARWKAMQDAEKMLLDDAVIAPVFQRGLSYLQKPYVKDLYVHQFGPATSLKWADVQK; encoded by the coding sequence ATGAAAAAAGTTGTTCGTTACTCATTAGTTAGTACTCTATTAGTTTCTTCATTTTTAGTTGGTTGCGCAAAAGAAAAAACTGCAACAAAGCCCAAAGATAAGAAGAAAGTATTACAGTTACTAGAAACGGGTGAAATTCCGTCGTTAAACTCAGTGAAAGTCACAGATGCAATCTCGTTTAACGTTTTGAATAACGTAATGGAAGGACTATTCCGTCTATCGAAAAATGATGAAGTAATTGAGGCAGGCGCACAAAAATATGAAGTGAGTAAAGATGGAAAGACATATACATTCCAATTGCGTGATGCGAAATGGTCTAACGGAGATCCAGTAACCGCCCATGATTACGTATACGCTTGGAAGCAATTGATTAATCCAGATACAGCTTCTCAATATGCATACATTGCGTACGATGTAAAAAATGCTGAGAAGATAAATAAAAAACAACTAGGTCTAGATGAATTAGGAGTAAAAGCGAAGGATGATAAAACATTCGTCGTAGAGCTAGAACATCCTGTACCGTATTTTACGAAATTATTAATTTTACCATCCTTCTATCCAATTAACGAAAAATATGCGAAAGAGCAAGGTGATAAATATGGATTAGAAGCAAATAAAGCGGTATATAATGGACCGTTTACATTATCAGAGTGGAAGCATGAAGCTAGCTTTACAATGAAGAAAAACGATAAGTATTGGGATAAAAAAGAAGTGAAGTTAGATGAAGTAAACTATCAAATTGTAAAAGAAATTTCAACTGCGGTAAATTTATATGAAACAGATAAAGTTGATAGAGCTGTTATTTCTACAGAATTCGTAGATAAATATAAAAATAATAAAGAGCTAAAACAATATACAGATCCAGTTATGTACTTCTTCCGATTTAATGAAAATGTACCGATTCTTAAAAATAAAAATGCACGTCTTGCGCTAAGTACAGTTTTTGATAAGAAGGGACTCGCAGATTCATTTTTAAATGATGGGTCGGTTGCAGCAAACTATTACGTACCAAAAGGATTCTTAAAGGGCCCAGATAAGAAAGATTTTAGAAGTACGGCAGGTGAGTTTAATAAAACTGATGTAAAAAAAGCGAAAGAATATTGGGAGAAAGCAAAACAAGAGACAGGTACAAATGAAGTGACGTTAGAACTATTAAATTATGACTTAGAAAACTTTAAAAAAGTTGGAGAGTACATTAAAGAGCAGCTTGAGAAAAACTTACCAGGCTTAAAAGTGAATGTGAAATTACAGCCACATACGCAAAAATTAGCACTTGAGAAGAAGAAAGAATATGAAATGTCGTTATCACGCTGGTTACCGGATTATCCAGATCCAATGACTTATTTAGAAGTATTTCTTTCTGGAAGCAGTGTTAATAATACAGAATATGCAAACCCAGAATATGATGCGTTAATTAAGAAGATTAAAACAGAATTAGGTAATGATGAAAAGGCTCGCTGGAAAGCAATGCAAGATGCTGAAAAAATGCTACTTGATGATGCAGTAATTGCACCGGTATTCCAGCGCGGATTATCTTACTTACAAAAACCATATGTGAAAGATTTATATGTACATCAATTTGGTCCAGCTACAAGTTTAAAATGGGCAGATGTACAAAAATAA
- a CDS encoding C40 family peptidase: MKKVGTAFLTTLFIFSSFTSANAEEKKDNKAFIDVSAATLWTVPDSLRPIDTPSATNPVDLWKWTKSMTLDEKLWLTNANKLETQALLGQEVTVIDKKGEWVKVLVHGQPTPRNEEGYPGWMPEKQLTYNQEFADKTNEPFVLITKPTAILYINPSEKHKSLEVSYNTRLPLLSEDTISYRVLLPNGQKAWLRKNDGTVYRSQNDIPTPAADDLINTGKMFLGLPYIWAGTSGFGFDCSGFTHTIYKSHGITIPRDSGPQSRAGVAVDKENLQKGDLIFFAHDQGKGSVHHVAMYIGDGNMIHSPRAERSVEIIPLNTPGYIEEYAGARRYLP; this comes from the coding sequence ATGAAAAAAGTAGGAACTGCATTTTTAACAACTTTATTTATATTTTCATCGTTTACATCGGCAAATGCTGAAGAAAAGAAGGATAATAAAGCATTTATAGATGTATCTGCTGCAACGTTATGGACAGTACCTGATTCATTAAGGCCAATCGATACACCGAGTGCAACAAATCCAGTGGATCTATGGAAATGGACGAAATCAATGACACTTGACGAGAAACTATGGTTAACAAATGCAAATAAATTAGAAACACAAGCGTTACTCGGTCAAGAAGTAACTGTTATTGATAAGAAAGGTGAATGGGTGAAGGTATTAGTGCATGGACAGCCAACGCCACGAAATGAAGAAGGTTATCCGGGCTGGATGCCTGAAAAGCAATTAACATATAATCAAGAATTTGCAGATAAAACAAATGAACCTTTTGTGTTAATAACAAAGCCAACAGCGATTTTATATATAAATCCTTCTGAAAAACATAAATCACTTGAAGTCAGTTATAATACAAGACTGCCGCTATTAAGTGAAGACACAATTTCATACCGTGTATTGTTGCCAAATGGTCAGAAAGCTTGGCTACGAAAAAATGATGGAACGGTTTACCGTTCTCAAAATGATATTCCAACCCCGGCGGCCGATGATTTAATAAACACAGGGAAAATGTTTTTAGGTTTACCGTATATATGGGCTGGTACAAGTGGTTTTGGATTTGATTGCTCTGGCTTCACGCATACGATCTATAAATCGCACGGCATTACAATTCCGCGAGATTCTGGACCACAATCAAGAGCAGGAGTTGCAGTTGATAAAGAAAATCTACAAAAAGGAGATTTAATTTTCTTTGCACATGATCAAGGGAAAGGTAGTGTCCATCACGTCGCAATGTATATTGGTGATGGCAATATGATTCACTCACCAAGAGCTGAAAGATCGGTAGAGATTATACCGCTAAATACACCAGGATATATAGAAGAATACGCTGGTGCTCGTCGTTACTTACCTTAA
- a CDS encoding dipeptide epimerase encodes MNKMKITDVKVNRRRVKLHTPFKTALRTVTEIESIDVYIHTDEGVIGKGAAAATPVITGDFTSGMEEAILGPMRSCLIGQNIIQFQQLLQGIQMSCIGNSSSKAAVDIALYDVYCQYQNVPLYALLGGKKEIHTDITVSVDEPVLMAKEAKKHIEKGFQTLKIKVGKEAHLDLERIEAIRNVVPRNTTLRLDANQGWSPKEAVSIIQEMENRNLNIEFIEQPVHAKDWDGLKYVKDRVQTPIMADESIFSASDALKLVQGRYADFINIKLMKCGGIREAWRIADIAETAGVKCMVGSMMESSLSVSAVAHLAAAHPNIHYFDLDAPLWLMEEPEGMTYSGSKINLQSTVNSKF; translated from the coding sequence ATGAACAAAATGAAAATTACAGATGTAAAAGTAAATCGTAGACGTGTAAAACTGCATACACCGTTTAAAACCGCACTTCGTACTGTAACAGAAATTGAAAGTATAGATGTTTATATTCATACAGACGAAGGAGTGATTGGTAAGGGGGCTGCAGCCGCAACGCCAGTTATTACGGGGGATTTCACCAGCGGAATGGAAGAAGCGATTTTAGGACCGATGCGTTCATGTTTAATTGGTCAAAATATCATTCAGTTTCAGCAGTTACTACAGGGCATTCAAATGAGTTGTATTGGAAATTCAAGTTCGAAAGCAGCGGTAGATATCGCTTTATATGATGTATATTGCCAATATCAAAATGTGCCGTTATATGCATTGTTAGGCGGGAAGAAAGAAATTCATACCGATATTACAGTGAGTGTAGATGAGCCTGTATTAATGGCAAAAGAAGCGAAGAAACATATAGAAAAAGGATTTCAAACATTGAAGATTAAAGTGGGTAAAGAGGCGCATTTAGATTTGGAACGTATTGAGGCAATTCGAAATGTGGTACCAAGAAATACGACATTACGTTTAGATGCGAATCAAGGTTGGAGTCCAAAAGAAGCGGTCTCTATCATTCAAGAGATGGAAAATCGTAATTTAAATATAGAATTTATTGAACAACCAGTACACGCGAAAGATTGGGATGGGTTAAAGTACGTCAAAGATCGTGTGCAAACGCCAATTATGGCCGATGAAAGTATATTTTCAGCAAGTGACGCATTAAAGCTCGTTCAAGGAAGATATGCAGACTTCATTAATATTAAATTAATGAAATGTGGTGGCATACGTGAAGCATGGCGTATTGCAGATATCGCAGAAACAGCTGGTGTGAAGTGTATGGTGGGCAGCATGATGGAGTCTTCACTTTCCGTTAGTGCTGTTGCGCATTTAGCGGCAGCGCATCCTAATATTCATTATTTTGATCTTGATGCACCGCTTTGGTTAATGGAAGAGCCAGAAGGAATGACTTATTCTGGATCAAAGATAAACCTTCAATCGACAGTGAATAGTAAGTTTTAG
- a CDS encoding DUF3870 domain-containing protein produces MYASNTIYIVGDAKAPQNNPITEKFKSYFVAFVLVKDTGEIVDADCSATIALTSQFVKYLFLHKNINDPALVMEVKNRYFGSSQKALLVALKDAQKKYNQIAALSTQS; encoded by the coding sequence GTGTACGCTTCAAATACAATTTATATCGTAGGGGATGCGAAAGCACCTCAAAATAATCCCATTACTGAAAAGTTTAAAAGCTATTTCGTAGCATTTGTACTTGTTAAGGATACAGGGGAAATTGTAGATGCAGACTGCTCAGCGACAATTGCATTAACATCTCAATTTGTTAAATATTTATTTCTACATAAAAATATAAATGACCCGGCATTAGTAATGGAAGTAAAGAACCGATATTTCGGTTCTTCTCAAAAAGCGTTACTTGTAGCGCTAAAAGATGCACAGAAAAAATATAATCAGATTGCTGCTTTGTCTACTCAATCATAG
- a CDS encoding FtsB family cell division protein, whose amino-acid sequence MRKLKRVNVPNIPEQLSQPSDKRRINKKKLRRLILMVLFIAATTLYVQYILTKQQEVIDKKKGTITDQKEQLVSLKKDKDSLKTNIENLTDDEEEILKFARKEYQFSKSNETIFVMPK is encoded by the coding sequence ATGAGGAAACTCAAACGAGTAAATGTTCCTAATATACCAGAGCAGTTATCACAACCTAGTGACAAGCGTAGGATAAATAAAAAGAAGTTAAGGCGACTTATTTTAATGGTCCTTTTTATTGCAGCAACTACTCTGTACGTTCAATATATTTTAACGAAACAACAAGAAGTAATTGATAAGAAGAAAGGTACGATTACGGATCAAAAGGAACAATTAGTATCTTTAAAGAAAGATAAAGATTCTTTAAAGACTAACATAGAAAATTTAACAGACGATGAGGAAGAAATTTTGAAGTTTGCGAGAAAAGAGTATCAATTTTCTAAGTCAAATGAAACTATATTTGTGATGCCCAAGTAA
- a CDS encoding aldo/keto reductase, producing the protein MHYRTLGNTGITVSEIGFGAWAIGGDEWGPVNDKQSITAIKKAIECGVNFIDTADVYGLGHSEKLVATAIKGHRNDIILSTKGGLIGHHYDPNGVPVYDTPEKIIAVFETSLQRLQTDYIDLYFCHIWWHNRRETEAFLRAFDILKRDGKVRAVGVSTHDLQYIHHFNNNNEIDIVQLDYNILNRKPEKDILPFLQEKNLGAVIRGPLKMGILTGKFTNKTIFPDGDLRKDWPNETWFQEDLQTVEKLRLLSKKNQTLGQLALRYVLSHPAVSVVIPGAKSGTQAQENANASVRPILSDEELNYIHSI; encoded by the coding sequence ATGCATTACCGCACATTAGGTAACACTGGAATAACTGTTTCTGAAATAGGTTTTGGGGCATGGGCAATCGGTGGTGATGAATGGGGACCTGTTAACGATAAACAATCTATAACTGCTATAAAAAAAGCCATTGAGTGTGGTGTGAATTTTATTGATACTGCGGATGTGTATGGTTTAGGACATAGTGAAAAGTTGGTGGCTACCGCGATTAAAGGACATCGTAATGATATTATACTATCAACGAAAGGTGGTTTAATCGGACATCACTACGACCCTAATGGCGTTCCTGTATATGATACTCCTGAAAAAATCATCGCCGTATTTGAAACAAGTTTACAACGTCTTCAAACAGATTATATTGATCTTTATTTTTGTCATATTTGGTGGCATAATCGTAGAGAAACAGAAGCATTTCTACGTGCATTTGACATATTAAAACGTGATGGCAAAGTAAGAGCAGTCGGTGTTTCGACTCATGATTTACAATACATTCATCATTTCAATAACAACAACGAAATTGATATCGTACAACTTGATTACAATATATTAAATCGAAAACCAGAAAAAGATATATTACCATTCTTACAAGAGAAAAATCTAGGGGCTGTTATTCGTGGTCCATTAAAAATGGGCATTTTAACTGGAAAATTTACAAATAAAACAATTTTTCCAGATGGAGATTTACGCAAAGATTGGCCAAATGAAACTTGGTTTCAAGAAGACTTACAAACCGTAGAGAAACTTCGGTTGCTCTCAAAAAAAAATCAGACCCTAGGGCAACTTGCACTTCGCTATGTACTCTCTCATCCGGCAGTAAGTGTTGTAATTCCTGGTGCGAAGTCAGGAACGCAAGCACAAGAAAATGCAAATGCATCTGTTCGCCCTATTTTGAGTGATGAAGAGCTTAACTATATTCATTCAATATAA
- a CDS encoding DJ-1/PfpI family protein produces MMNKWSVGIFLFNEVEVLDFAGPFEVFSVTEVNEEKPFTVYTVSENGEMITARNGLKVQPDYSIENLPPVDILIIPGGLGARKYEIKNEIVIKWIRQQMKEVKLMTSVCTGALLLAKAGLLEGLKATTHWASIEKFKNEFQNVEVIENVKFVDEGHIITSAGISAGINMAFHIVKNLLGVHVAEDTAKRMEYDISLPN; encoded by the coding sequence ATGATGAATAAATGGAGTGTTGGTATATTTTTATTTAATGAAGTAGAAGTGTTAGATTTTGCAGGACCATTTGAAGTTTTTTCTGTAACTGAGGTGAATGAAGAAAAACCATTTACTGTTTATACAGTTAGCGAGAATGGAGAAATGATTACAGCAAGGAATGGATTGAAGGTACAGCCAGATTATAGTATTGAAAATTTACCACCAGTGGATATTTTAATAATTCCGGGTGGGCTAGGTGCTAGAAAATATGAAATAAAAAATGAAATAGTAATAAAATGGATTCGCCAACAAATGAAAGAAGTAAAGCTGATGACTTCAGTTTGTACAGGAGCGTTATTACTGGCGAAAGCAGGTTTACTGGAAGGGTTAAAAGCAACAACACATTGGGCTAGTATTGAAAAGTTTAAAAATGAGTTTCAAAATGTTGAAGTTATAGAAAATGTAAAGTTTGTAGATGAAGGACATATTATAACATCTGCCGGAATTTCAGCTGGAATTAATATGGCATTTCATATTGTGAAAAACTTGTTAGGTGTGCATGTTGCGGAGGACACAGCGAAGCGAATGGAGTATGATATTAGTTTGCCAAATTAA
- a CDS encoding ankyrin repeat domain-containing protein — MEHLQSIAQAVISGHKGKVVKFIKASPSIVNECSEDGWTPLHLAAYFGQKEIASFLLESGADIHSRAKNENENTPLQAAIANKQSELVAFLIEKGSNVNIMQSGGWTGLHEAALLGNEEIIMLLLKNGANKMIKKNDGKTAYDIALEKGYDHLLHHLKQEVNL; from the coding sequence ATGGAGCATTTACAATCAATAGCACAAGCTGTTATAAGTGGTCATAAGGGAAAAGTAGTGAAGTTTATAAAGGCGAGTCCAAGTATTGTTAACGAATGTAGTGAAGATGGCTGGACACCACTTCATTTAGCAGCTTATTTTGGACAAAAAGAAATAGCGAGTTTTCTTTTAGAAAGCGGTGCAGATATACATAGTAGAGCGAAAAACGAAAATGAAAATACGCCTTTGCAAGCAGCAATCGCGAACAAGCAAAGTGAACTTGTTGCTTTCTTAATTGAAAAAGGATCAAATGTAAATATTATGCAAAGTGGTGGCTGGACAGGACTTCACGAAGCGGCATTATTAGGAAATGAAGAAATAATTATGCTACTCCTTAAAAATGGAGCTAATAAGATGATAAAGAAAAATGATGGGAAAACAGCGTATGATATTGCATTAGAAAAAGGATATGATCACCTTTTACATCATTTGAAACAGGAAGTGAACTTATGA
- a CDS encoding class I SAM-dependent methyltransferase: MFSFYSTLCTELYDYTKPVGYSLNGDIEYYKERLKDCRGRILEAAVGSGRVIIPLLEAGFKVDGIDYSPEMLDSCRKRCKERGLHPNLYEGSLQQFSLPYKYDAIIIPTGSFCLIENRVDSINALKCFYEHLNPDGRLIVDIMLPHDWKTGEIHTSTFSLPSGDGITLENKSIEIDWLNQVTVSYLKYEKWSKGQLVQTELQRFALRWYGIEEFKLLLESIGFSNITCSAEYDYEKEPSNANQMITFEAMRKE, from the coding sequence ATGTTTAGCTTTTATAGTACACTTTGTACGGAACTATATGATTACACAAAACCAGTCGGTTATTCTTTAAATGGTGATATTGAGTATTACAAAGAACGTTTAAAAGATTGTAGAGGAAGAATCCTCGAAGCCGCAGTAGGTTCAGGGCGTGTCATCATTCCGCTTCTAGAGGCTGGTTTTAAAGTGGATGGGATAGATTATTCACCTGAAATGCTAGATTCTTGTCGTAAGCGCTGTAAAGAGAGAGGCTTACATCCTAATTTATATGAAGGAAGCTTGCAACAATTTTCACTTCCGTATAAATATGACGCAATTATCATTCCTACTGGATCTTTTTGTTTAATTGAAAATCGTGTGGATTCTATAAATGCATTGAAATGTTTTTATGAACATCTTAATCCAGATGGACGATTAATCGTAGATATTATGCTTCCGCATGACTGGAAGACTGGGGAAATTCATACATCGACTTTCTCTTTGCCGAGTGGAGACGGAATCACATTAGAAAATAAATCAATTGAAATAGATTGGCTGAACCAAGTTACTGTATCATATTTGAAATATGAAAAGTGGAGTAAAGGACAGTTAGTACAAACAGAACTACAACGCTTTGCGCTGCGCTGGTATGGAATAGAAGAGTTTAAACTTCTGTTAGAAAGTATAGGTTTCTCTAACATTACTTGCTCTGCTGAATATGATTATGAAAAAGAACCGTCAAATGCAAATCAAATGATTACTTTTGAAGCTATGCGAAAAGAATAG
- a CDS encoding Xaa-Pro dipeptidyl-peptidase, translating into MSKKKMAITLSAMLSATIIPSFTMDVHAEKKEETKSTKIELENGMTKPIYSLDEAIIENLYVETEVDSDRDGKKDRVSIKVMRPKTDPNVKVPVIYEMSPYRSGLKDVPVYNVDEELYAYEGKPYGAVNLGSYGNYYVPRGYAVILGESIGTGKSDGCPTTGDEQEILGTKSVIDWVNGRAKAFTEQGEEVQANWSTGNVGMTGVSYNGTLPNAVATTGVEGLKTIIPIAAISSWYDYYRANGAVIAPGGYQGEDTDNMAEAVLTRENPKVCGQVIKELTAGQDRKTGNYNDFWDKRNYVKDAKNVKASVFVVHGLNDWNVKTKQFAQWWEALGENNVPRKMWLHQGGHGGTSSNNWQQTQNKWLDYWLYGIENGIMDEPMVDVQRENKTWQKIKNWPDPSAVPSKIRMYLSNKSVNLPLSMGSANKVFSFLDDAQMKSNQLVANPELEVANRLVYTMPVLQKDTRISGTPKISITGNIDRSVSNLTALLVDYGGAKPEIVTRGWMDPQNLKSIENSTAIQPGKDYTFTWDMQPDDYVFKAGHQIGVVLIASDYDYTIRPKAGTKLTVKLSEVTLPIVK; encoded by the coding sequence TTGAGTAAAAAGAAAATGGCAATTACACTGTCAGCAATGCTATCTGCAACAATTATACCTAGCTTTACTATGGATGTGCATGCAGAGAAGAAGGAAGAGACTAAAAGTACGAAAATTGAATTAGAAAATGGGATGACAAAACCGATTTATTCTCTCGATGAAGCTATTATCGAAAATTTATATGTAGAGACAGAAGTTGATAGTGATCGAGACGGTAAGAAAGACAGAGTATCGATAAAAGTTATGCGTCCAAAGACAGATCCGAATGTGAAAGTTCCTGTTATTTATGAAATGAGTCCATATCGATCTGGATTAAAAGATGTTCCTGTATATAATGTAGATGAAGAATTGTATGCGTATGAAGGAAAACCGTATGGAGCGGTTAATCTTGGTTCGTATGGGAACTATTACGTGCCAAGAGGTTATGCAGTTATTCTAGGCGAAAGTATTGGTACTGGAAAATCAGATGGATGCCCTACAACTGGAGATGAACAAGAGATACTCGGGACAAAATCTGTTATTGATTGGGTAAACGGTCGCGCGAAAGCATTTACAGAACAGGGTGAGGAAGTTCAGGCAAATTGGTCTACAGGAAATGTAGGTATGACTGGAGTTTCCTATAATGGTACATTACCAAATGCTGTTGCGACTACTGGAGTTGAAGGTTTAAAAACAATTATTCCAATCGCAGCAATTAGTAGTTGGTATGATTATTATCGTGCAAATGGTGCAGTCATTGCTCCAGGCGGATATCAAGGGGAAGATACAGATAATATGGCAGAAGCAGTACTGACAAGGGAAAACCCTAAAGTTTGCGGACAAGTTATAAAAGAGTTAACGGCTGGACAAGACCGAAAAACAGGTAATTATAATGATTTTTGGGATAAACGTAACTATGTAAAAGATGCTAAAAATGTAAAAGCGAGTGTATTTGTTGTTCATGGTTTAAACGATTGGAATGTTAAAACAAAACAGTTCGCGCAATGGTGGGAAGCACTTGGAGAAAATAATGTTCCTCGTAAAATGTGGCTACACCAAGGTGGTCATGGTGGGACATCAAGTAATAACTGGCAGCAAACACAAAATAAATGGTTAGATTATTGGTTGTACGGAATTGAAAATGGAATTATGGATGAACCAATGGTTGATGTGCAAAGAGAAAATAAAACGTGGCAAAAGATAAAAAATTGGCCAGATCCATCAGCTGTACCTTCAAAAATCCGTATGTATTTAAGTAATAAATCAGTCAATTTACCATTAAGTATGGGATCGGCTAATAAAGTTTTCTCATTCTTAGATGATGCACAAATGAAATCAAACCAATTAGTAGCAAATCCAGAATTAGAAGTAGCAAATCGATTAGTATATACAATGCCTGTACTGCAAAAAGATACGCGTATAAGTGGTACACCAAAGATTTCAATTACAGGAAATATTGATCGATCTGTATCAAATTTAACAGCATTACTTGTTGACTATGGAGGAGCGAAGCCGGAAATCGTAACGAGAGGCTGGATGGATCCACAAAACTTAAAGAGTATAGAAAATTCAACAGCGATTCAACCGGGCAAAGATTATACATTTACATGGGACATGCAGCCAGATGATTATGTATTTAAAGCGGGGCATCAAATCGGAGTTGTTTTAATTGCAAGTGATTATGATTATACAATTAGACCGAAAGCTGGCACGAAACTTACAGTGAAATTAAGTGAAGTGACATTGCCGATTGTGAAATAA
- a CDS encoding peptidylprolyl isomerase PrsA yields the protein MKRKKLVIGSILMGMTLSLSACGSSDNIVTTKSGSISESDFNKKLKENYGKQNLSEMVVEKVLNDKYKVTDEEVTKQLKELKDKMGDNFNTYMESNGVKNEDQLKEKLKLTFAFEKAIKATVTEKDIKDHYKPKLQVSHILVKDEKTAKEIKEKLNSGEDFAALAKQYSEDPGSKEKGGELSEFGPGMMVKEFEDAAYKLEVGQLSEPVKSSFGYHIIKLTDKKELKPYEEEKENIRKELEQQRIQDPQFHQQVTRELLKNADIKVSDKDLKDTFKELEK from the coding sequence TTGAAAAGAAAGAAATTAGTAATTGGTAGCATTTTAATGGGTATGACGTTATCTTTATCTGCATGTGGTTCATCAGATAATATTGTAACGACAAAATCAGGAAGCATTTCAGAAAGTGATTTTAACAAAAAATTAAAAGAAAACTACGGTAAACAGAATTTATCTGAAATGGTAGTAGAAAAAGTATTAAATGATAAATATAAAGTTACGGATGAAGAGGTAACGAAACAACTAAAAGAATTAAAAGACAAGATGGGCGATAATTTTAATACATATATGGAATCCAATGGTGTGAAAAATGAAGATCAGTTGAAAGAGAAATTAAAGCTTACTTTTGCTTTTGAAAAAGCTATTAAAGCAACCGTAACGGAAAAAGATATTAAAGATCATTATAAGCCAAAGCTTCAAGTTAGCCATATTTTAGTAAAAGATGAAAAGACAGCAAAAGAAATTAAAGAAAAATTAAATAGTGGCGAAGATTTCGCGGCATTGGCTAAACAATATTCAGAGGATCCAGGTTCTAAAGAAAAAGGTGGGGAACTATCTGAATTTGGACCTGGTATGATGGTGAAAGAATTTGAGGATGCTGCGTATAAGTTAGAAGTTGGTCAATTGAGTGAACCTGTTAAATCTTCTTTCGGATATCATATTATTAAGCTAACGGATAAAAAAGAGCTTAAACCGTATGAGGAAGAGAAAGAGAATATTCGTAAAGAATTAGAACAGCAACGTATACAAGATCCTCAATTCCATCAACAAGTTACTAGAGAACTGCTTAAAAATGCAGATATAAAGGTATCTGATAAAGACTTGAAAGATACCTTTAAAGAGTTAGAAAAATAA